Part of the Esox lucius isolate fEsoLuc1 chromosome 25, fEsoLuc1.pri, whole genome shotgun sequence genome, acagagagagagagacagggagaggagagagagacagagagagagagagagagagacacacagagacagagagacacacacagagacagagagacagggagaggagagagagacagagagagagagaatgagagagaagaaaaaaagaacaaagaaagagagaaaagcaagaaaatggaaaaattgagacaaagacagaagaaacaaagagaatagaaagagaaagcaaaaagcaggagaaagagaaagatgagAAAGGACGGTTGCAAAGAGTTAGAAATGATAGAGGGATAGAACAAGgttgaaagggagagagaccaaGGGAGGCAGCGAGAGACcaagggagagaggcagagagagaccaagggagaggggcagagagagaccaagggagaggggcagagagagaccaagggagaggggcagagagagaccaagggagaggggcagagagagaccaagggagagaggcagagagagaccaagggagagaggcagagagagaccaagggagaggggcagagagagaccaagggagaggggcagagagagaccaagggagaggggcagagagagaccaagggagagaggcagagagagaccaagggagagaggcagagagagaccaagggagagaggcagagggagaccaAAGGAGAgtgttagagagggagaggcaaaaGAGAGAAGAGTCAAATTAACAAATTAACAAGTGATTACTCCTTGATTAGTGGAAAGAGCCAGCACAGAGGTGCCATTTTCCCTACTGAATGTAGGTTCAGGCTTGAGGGCATGACAACCGAACAGTGTTCTCACCAGACACGGCTTGTAGGGAGGCTCACATCTCCTATTCAGCAGATCGTCCCAGTTAATGTGTCTGAAGAAGGGATGTTTCTGTACAGACCAGCGGAGAAACATCAGACAACTAATCCGGCTTGGGGTCAATTCCACTTCTATTTAGAGGAGTTCAAGAGGTGGggatttcagtttttaattaaaatggaaCGGACCCCAAAAGCAGTAATTGCGCGCATGCATCACCTGTATGTCTTTATAGTCTGATGCACTGGAGCCAAGCCTCTGGGAAGGGTTCTTCTTCAGCAGCTAGACAacgaaaaagaaagagagaaacggGGAGGGCGAAAAATAGAAAACTATTTAGTCTTCTTGAGCTCTAATGGGACATTTGTTCATTTGTACttctcagtgttttcaggctccaAACAAGCCTGCGGTGGTCAACTCAGTAACAGAAGAGTGCACTTGAGCGCTGCGTCATCAGGAAGCCCTGACTCAATGATTCATAAGGCAGGATATGGAGGTGTGGGCAGGCTTTACCTTTTTGATCATGTCTCGGGCATCCAACGTGAGGTAGGGTGGCAGGTTGATTTTACACTTCAAGATTTTATCGATGGTCTTCTTCCTGTTCTCAGCAGTGAACGGAGGCTGACGGGTAgcgacagaaaaaaaaaagaagacggGGGGAGGTTTAAGTCGGTCAAATGCTATCGGACTGGTTTGTAGCGGCAGCTTTCTGTACGCAAACGTACAGAACCCccagcctccctctctaccccagcctccctctctaccccagcctccctctctaccccagcctccctctctaccccagcacccccagcctccctctctaccccaGTACCCccagcctccctctctaccccagcctccctctctaccccagcctccctctctacctcagcACCCCCAGCACCCccagcctccctctctaccccagcacccccagcctccctctctaccccagcacccccagcctccctctctaccccaGTACCCccagcctccctctctaccccaGTACCCccagcctccctctctaccccagcctccctctctaccccaGCCTCCCTCTCTACTCCAGCATCCCCAGCCTCCCTCTCTACTCCAGTACCCccagcctccctctctaccccagcacccccagcctccctctctaccccagcacccccagcctccctctctaccccagcacccccagcctccctctctacctcagcacccccagcctccctctctacctcagcacccccagcctccctctctacctcagcacccccagcctccctctctacctcagcacccccagcctccctctctacctcagcacccccagcctccctctctacctcagcacccccagcctccctctctaccccagcacaaccagcctccctctctacctcagcacaaccagcctccctctctacctcagcacaaccagcctccctctctacctcagcacccccagcctccctctctacctcagcacccccagcctccctctctacctcagcacaaccagcctccctctctacctcagcacccccagcctccctctctacctcagcacccccagcctccctctctacctcagcacccccagcctccctctctacctcagcacccccagcctccctctctacctcagcacccccagcctccctctctacctcagcacccccagcctccctctctacctcagcacccccagcctccctctctaccccagcacaaccagcctccctctctacctcagcacaaccagcctccctctctacctcagcacaaccagcctccctctctacctcagcacacccagcctccctctctacctcagcacacccagcctccctctctacctcagcacaaccatcctcccactccctctctcaccgaGCCGGTCATCATGTCATACATCAAGGCTCCCAGGCTCCACCAGTCCACTGCCCGGTTGTGCCCCGTACGGGTCAGAATCTCCGGAGCCCTGAGAacgagaggcagagagagggccaaaaaaggagaacaggaaacaAGAGAAGAGTTAGGGGGATGAAGAGTGTCGGTAGAGACATTTCATTCAGCGGGAGAAGCACTGTACAAACACTGGTCCGGTTCACAATCCTTTTCCGAGAGTGTGTGCACCCCGACACACAACTTGAAAGAAAAGTGCCCTATCACAGTCAGAAATAAGTCACACTAAACCACACAGCCCATGAACTCAGGTCTATCTGAACTACAGCGACACCTAGTGTCACCCAGAGACAGTGCAGCACTGCAGAGTTGACTTAGTAGAGAACATTGAGCTAGATAGAGGACTCAAAACCGGTTGCAACCTTATACTGTAGCTTTCTCTATCTCTATGGGAAAactccagaacacacacacacacacacacacaggggtacCATACTCACATGTACTCTATGGTCCCACagaaagtgtgtgtgacagcCCCGTCGTGAATGGACTCTTTACATAGGCCAAAGTCAGTCAGCTTGATGTGACCTGGGAGACGGAAGGAAATAAAATCTGTTATTCAGATGCACTGCTCATTATAAAATAAAGGATGATTATTTCACTGGATGTCTGACGCGGAATTGTCTATCTATgtaacagacaggcagacaccttGGTGGTTCAGCATTATGTTCTCCGGTTTCAGGTCTCGGTAGATGATCCCATTTGAGTGAAGGTGCCCCAGAGCCAGCACGATCTCGCCCAGATAAAAGCTGTTCGTGGGAAAACGGGGAGAAGATAAAACGACCATCAGAACACACACTGTGAAGCTTTAAGTCTTGTCTGTACTTCTCTGGAAGAGTTTTGCACAAATCCATTCTCAGCTGTCTACAGTGTGTCTTCTACCAACATTAACTGAAGCTAAACAGGGATCTCTTAGCTACCATGCAGTGTCCTCCATGAAGATTCCTTCCTTCTCAAGCTGCATGAACAACTCGCCACCTGataagacagaaaaacaacaggaTTAAAAAGGGTAAATAGTCAGTCACTATATCCTTTTTTTGGACTTAGACATTCAGTACAAGAACCTGTTGGTTCTTGAAGAATTCTAAACGCCACGTTGGGCATGGTTCTGCCATACCCACTCAGATGCCAAAACACATGCTTTCTTTTTAACTTGAGTGTTGGTAAATATTATAGATGTAAACAGCCACTGTTTCACCTCAAAATACGGTCAAAACTATTGTGTTTATGTTGTAGATTGACAGTCCCTTGCATCCAAAGATCAGTGTAGGaatttaggggggggggggggggcattactCCAGATTCATGCCTCAGCTATTTATCGAAAAAGAGGCGGGCTGAGGCGTCGTCGTTGTTTGAAATGCAGAGCGGCACTCAAAAGAGAGGCGGACTGGCCctttaaagagagagagcgatacgACTGTCTGTTCAGATTGGCCGGATTCTGACGCAGACAAGGTCATCCTAACACAaatccctcccctccctcctgccCTCTCCCGTACTTCCTGAAGCCCTtagtaattgtaaaaaaaaatgtgtcctcCGCACACTtcatctctccccccccccccccctcaccacTGAGACACTCCAGGATGAGGTAGAGTTTCCCCCCGGTCTGGAAGGCATACAGCAGGTCGACGATGAACGGGTGACGCACTGTCTCCAGGATCTCACGCTCGGCACGCGTGTGGGCCGTGTCCTTCGCGTTACACACTATCTTGGCCTGGCAggcggaggggagggggggggggtagggcgGGTTATAGCAACAATTGAAATGTCTTGATCCTTAAGAGATGTTTGTGTTTGCCAGGTTAACTCTTCTTTTCCTTCACATGATATATTCATTATACATTTCTAATTTTccaacaaataataaaacagcTTTAAGTTGAAATAAAAACTGAGACGGAAAGTGGGGGTGGAACAGAGGTGAGGGATAAATAGAGTGAAAGGCAGGGGAAGGACCCTTGAGTACTGGGGGAAAACTCTTCCCTGGTGACTTCGCCACGTTtaaatgaaataagtatttggactGAAGAACATGACTGATGAATCTCGTGTACCTTCTTCAAAACCTTCATGGCAAATATCTTCCCGGTCTGTGAACCCTGCACTTTTCGCacctggaaaacctgcaaagagAAATAAAATGGGTAAATAGTTCGCAATGACAAAACCGGTTGGATTACTGATCAAGAGCTTGGTGTATATCAAAGAGGTTGTAAAACAGAAATTCTTATGATTGCGTGCACgcacacccacagacacccacagacaaACCTTGCCGTAGCCCCCCTTGCCCAGCACACTCAGCAGCTCAAAGCTGTCTGGTCCgatcctctcactgtctctgttgACAACGGCACTGGTAAGCTCTATCTCTTCTGTTTTGCCACTACGGGATAAAGGGATGAAATAAGAGCgatagagggggggggggaagaggAGTTACAAATGGCGGTGACCAGACTGAGCGCCTGACTCAGGGTGAGTTCATATTATCCATTTTACTTTGACTGCATTGTTTGGAACCGTGGCATTAGATTCTCTCTGAACACT contains:
- the LOC105030187 gene encoding ribosomal protein S6 kinase beta-2, with protein sequence MAGIFEFDLESEDLSDVEDDDCDFTVAQTDPGKTEEIELTSAVVNRDSERIGPDSFELLSVLGKGGYGKVFQVRKVQGSQTGKIFAMKVLKKAKIVCNAKDTAHTRAEREILETVRHPFIVDLLYAFQTGGKLYLILECLSGGELFMQLEKEGIFMEDTACFYLGEIVLALGHLHSNGIIYRDLKPENIMLNHQGHIKLTDFGLCKESIHDGAVTHTFCGTIEYMAPEILTRTGHNRAVDWWSLGALMYDMMTGSPPFTAENRKKTIDKILKCKINLPPYLTLDARDMIKKLLKKNPSQRLGSSASDYKDIQKHPFFRHINWDDLLNRRCEPPYKPCLQSEEDVSQFDTRFTKQPPVDSPDDSSISHQHEHAFAGFTYVAPSVLESLKEGFSFEPRTRPARRHNSSPRTPISPLKFSLAGPFAKSGGDSESDLLSQAPFAAAVFPPALPTDNGATQPISTPGRNKKQKVSSVAAV